From a region of the Triticum aestivum cultivar Chinese Spring chromosome 7D, IWGSC CS RefSeq v2.1, whole genome shotgun sequence genome:
- the LOC123165543 gene encoding protein ENHANCED DISEASE RESISTANCE 4, whose product MEGSEGSGASCSAAAAAAAEQQVRVVRCPKCEKFLPELPNYSVYVCGGCGATLQAKKHSAPETTCLDKTDVVHVKYLEVLESSPEKKEPVSEANFETISEENSQRVQATPEERLVTQRMMPEHRDSRCSSGDDQIPREPSTLMFEATLRDDSTEIREAKYRRIRNEEKGEVKQPVRPSDRSHISVVDTIPPNAYHGEHQMKSSFGDANGTQCADGRNMDGPSSVSGLEKDRAELLRMLDELRDQVQRSCEITEKPSVGASTGRVVDASSSYSPHELLSRLRHGSSQLQRNGSQCSPSLSGQNPGVPHAYASVPTHQDLRGYREPATHMGAPCYPVGQYPWRNYDSYFFGQHNHDPLVSYHHGGFYHQPACSCLHCHHREFLPVQGAPMGFNHHRVPYPGAYPVNGSVMFGMQNNNSRGINASMHRGHMRGNLSKKPPQTCEPIACGAPFTICYNCYEVLQLPKKCPLPGKDEYKLRCGSCSHVIVVKLDGSRLDVSAPSPISHVSAASRNNSSDVQGSNAYSATDERLLPLYSFSAGSHCSRERDLHSNSSDAEKVQGISLSSSIFEDENNLARSNSQRGTPRSSDLPVEAQVVSRVPSLPLQHHFAHSPSERVVNGSGKGSRSTRSEHEKTVLTETCRHNTIKDVRVVSVMSLSDDEYEDLDCSQDPGVGAQHVDRPIVTKTGDSFFTNLMKKSFKINNGVGNGRAKVFINGYPISDRAVKKAEKIAGPIYPGEYWYDYRAGFWGVMGQSCLGMIPPFIPQLNYPMPKNCAGGNTGIFINGRELHQKDFDLLVGRGLSESPDRSYKVEMSGKVYDDVSGEELYCLGKLAPTVEKMKRGFGMRPPRTIH is encoded by the exons ATGGAGGGGTCGGAGGGGTCGGGTGCTTCGtgttccgcggcggcggcggcggcggccgagcagCAGGTGCGGGTGGTGCGGTGCCCCAAGTGCGAGAAGTTCTTGCCGGAGCTGCCCAACTACTCCGTCTACGTCTGCGGCGGATGCGGCGCCACTCTCCAAG CAAAAAAGCACTCAGCACCCGAGACTACTTGTTTGGACAAAACTGACGTTGTACATGTGAAGTACCTTGAAGTGTTGGAGAGTTCGCCAGAGAAGAAGGAACCAGTATCTGAAGCTAATTTTGAAACTATCTCAGAAGAAAACTCTCAGAGAGTCCAAGCTACTCCCGAAGAGAGATTAGTAACCCAAAGAATGATGCCAGAACACAGAGATTCCAGATGTAGTTCTGGTGATGACCAAATCCCAAGAGAGCCAAGCACCTTGATGTTTGAGGCCACTCTTAGAGATGACAGCACGGAGATTCGGGAAGCCAAGTACCGGCGCATACGGAATGAGGAGAAAGGAGAAGTAAAGCAACCCGTGAGACCAAGTGACAGATCTCATATCTCTGTAGTCGACACCATTCCTCCTAATGCTTATCATGGTGAACACCAGATGAAGTCAAGCTTTGGAGATGCAAATGGTACTCAGTGCGCAGACGGGAGGAATATGGACGGTCCTAGCAGTGTCAGTGGACTTGAGAAAGACCGCGCCGAGCTTTTACGGATGCTTGATGAGCTGAGGGATCAGGTGCAGAGATCCTGCGAAATCACGGAGAAGCCCAGTGTAGGCGCCTCCACAGGTAGAGTGGTGGATGCCTCGAGCTCGTACAGTCCTCATGAACTGCTGAGTCGGTTGCGGCACGGCTCGTCTCAGTTACAGCGGAACGGTTCTCAGTGCTCACCATCCTTGAGTGGGCAAAATCCTGGCGTTCCGCATGCTTATGCTTCAGTCCCCACACATCAAGATCTACGTGGATATAGAGAGCCTGCCACACACATGGGGGCTCCTTGCTATCCTGTTGGCCAGTATCCATGGAGGAATTATGACAGTTATTTCTTTGGACAGCATAATCATGACCCTCTCGTCTCTTACCACCATGGCGGTTTCTACCACCAGCCTGCTTGCTCTTGCCTGCATTGTCATCACCGTGAGTTCTTGCCTGTTCAGGGGGCTCCGATGGGTTTCAATCATCACAGGGTGCCATATCCTGGGGCGTACCCGGTTAACGGTTCTGTGATGTTTGGCATGCAAAATAACAATTCGAGAGGCATCAATGCTTCGATGCACCGCGGTCACATGAGGGGCAACCTGAGCAAGAAGCCTCCGCAAACATGTGAACCGATTGCCTGCGGAGCCCCGTTTACCATATGCTACAACTGTTATGAAGTGCTGCAACTTCCCAAGAAGTGCCCCTTGCCTGGGAAGGATGAGTACAAGCTACGTTGTGGGTCATGCTCTCATGTGATCGTGGTCAAGCTTGATGGAAGCAGGCTTGATGTTTCAGCGCCTTCGCCAATTTCACACGTGTCTGCTGCTAGTAGAAATAACTCCAGTGATGTCCAAGGAAGCAATGCATACTCTGCTACTGATGAGAGACTGCTTCCGCTTTACAGCTTTTCTGCAGGGAGTCATTGCTCTCGAGAAAGAGATCTGCACTCAAACTCAAGTGACGCAGAAAAGGTGCAAGGTATATCATTGTCTTCTAGCATTTTTGAAGATGAGAATAATCTTGCGAGATCTAATTCACAGAGGGGCACCCCTAGGTCTAGTGATCTGCCCGTTGAAGCCCAAGTTGTTAGCCGTGTTCCAAGTTTACCTCTTCAGCATCATTTTGCACATTCACCATCTGAGAGGGTGGTTAATGGATCAGGAAAAGGAAGCAGAAGTACCCGGTCTGAGCATGAGAAGACAGTATTAACCGAAACTTGTAGACACAACACTATAAAAGATGTACGTGTGGTGAGTGTGATGAGCTTGTCAGATGATGAGTACGAGGATCTGGACTGCAGTCAAGATCCCGGTGTTGGGGCTCAACATGTAGATCGCCCTATTGTCACGAAAACGGGTGATTCATTCTTTACCAATCTCATGAAGAAGAGTTTTAAAATCAACAATGGAGTGGGCAATGGCAGAGCAAAGGTATTCATTAATGGCTATCCCATCTCCGATCGTGCTGTCAAGAAGGCTGAGAAGATTGCTGGACCAATCTATCCTGGTGAATACTG GTATGATTACCGTGCAGGGTTCTGGGGTGTGATGGGTCAATCCTGCCTTGGCATGATACCT CCGTTCATTCCACAACTAAATTATCCTATGCCCAAGAACTGCGCTGGTGGAAATACTGGTATATTTATCAATGGGAGAGAACTTCACCAGAAAGATTTCGACTTACTCGTGGGCCGTGGTCTCTCAGAATCTCCTGACAGATCATATAAGGTTGAGATGTCTGGTAAAGTGTATGATGATGTCTCTGGTGAAGAACTTTATTGTCTTGGCAAACTTGCACCGAC TGTTGAGAAGATGAAGCGCGGTTTCGGCATGCGACCCCCAAGGACCATCCACTGA